In Anaerolineales bacterium, the following proteins share a genomic window:
- a CDS encoding ABC transporter ATP-binding protein, producing the protein MPRDFFAMTTLSAPAEFSLYKQQSYDRTSPARWVWSHASRHGWIIVMLVLGAAGNAGLAAVVPVLTGDAFNAMLQSKPDTSVLLPLALIIGISQIIRGVLQLGRNFGAELLAQKMELQVRDELYLSLLGKSMTFHNLQPVGDTMARSTNDVREVNYMFSPGVNLVVGSFIFILMPIFVAGRYHPSLVLTPIVFIVLYFFFLARYLKTLAPITDDVRASFGVMNTHLSESLDGVEVVKGASQENAEVDKFVMNASRVRDAFVKQGDLEGRYVAMLLLGSAYAFGLFHALILFHNGQINVGAVVAYFGLLRLLEFPTFTSTFAYSQISLGLSSARRILELMNRETNLDQNKQGYAGTIRGEVEFRNVGFAYADEDTLEDISFKVKPGQTVAIVGQTGAGKTSLVKLINRTYDSTQGQILVDGVDVRDWNLAALRSQISMIEQDIFLFSRSVSDNISFGKPDATQPEIEAAAKSAQADDFIQSFDKGYETIVGERGTTLSGGQRQRIALARAFLTNPHILILDDSTSAIDSDTEDKIQRAISNAARGRTTFIITHRLSQIRWANLIIVLRKGRISAIGSHDELMQTSEAYSRIFRE; encoded by the coding sequence ATGCCGCGAGATTTTTTTGCCATGACCACACTCTCTGCCCCTGCTGAATTTTCGTTGTATAAACAACAATCGTACGACCGCACCAGCCCAGCGCGCTGGGTGTGGTCGCACGCTTCACGTCATGGATGGATCATTGTCATGTTGGTCCTCGGCGCGGCTGGCAACGCCGGTCTCGCAGCAGTGGTGCCAGTGCTGACGGGCGACGCGTTCAACGCGATGCTCCAATCCAAGCCCGATACCAGCGTGTTACTACCGCTGGCGTTGATCATCGGCATCTCGCAAATCATTCGCGGCGTGTTGCAATTGGGACGCAACTTCGGCGCGGAGTTGCTCGCGCAAAAAATGGAACTGCAAGTGCGCGATGAGTTGTATCTCTCTTTGCTCGGCAAGAGCATGACCTTTCACAATTTACAGCCGGTCGGCGACACCATGGCGCGTTCCACCAACGATGTGCGCGAGGTCAATTACATGTTCAGCCCGGGCGTCAATCTCGTGGTTGGCTCGTTCATTTTCATCCTCATGCCCATCTTCGTGGCGGGACGTTATCACCCGTCGCTCGTCCTCACGCCAATCGTTTTCATCGTCCTATATTTTTTCTTCCTTGCCCGTTATTTGAAAACTCTGGCGCCGATCACCGACGACGTGCGCGCTTCGTTCGGAGTGATGAACACGCATCTCTCTGAATCGTTGGATGGGGTGGAGGTGGTCAAAGGCGCCTCGCAGGAGAACGCCGAGGTGGATAAATTCGTGATGAACGCCAGCCGAGTGCGCGACGCCTTCGTCAAACAGGGAGACCTCGAGGGACGGTACGTCGCCATGCTTTTGCTCGGTTCAGCCTACGCTTTTGGCCTGTTTCACGCCCTCATCCTTTTCCACAATGGACAGATCAACGTCGGCGCGGTGGTGGCATATTTCGGCTTGCTCCGTCTGCTGGAGTTTCCCACGTTCACTTCCACGTTTGCGTATTCGCAGATCTCGCTTGGGCTTTCGAGTGCGCGCCGTATTCTGGAGTTGATGAACCGCGAAACCAACCTCGACCAGAACAAACAAGGCTATGCTGGGACGATCCGAGGCGAAGTGGAGTTTCGAAATGTAGGCTTCGCGTATGCGGATGAAGATACTCTGGAGGATATTTCCTTCAAGGTGAAGCCCGGTCAAACCGTCGCCATCGTCGGGCAGACCGGCGCAGGGAAGACTTCGCTCGTTAAACTTATCAACCGCACTTACGATTCAACGCAAGGGCAAATCCTTGTAGACGGCGTGGATGTACGCGACTGGAATCTTGCCGCGCTCCGCTCGCAGATTTCGATGATCGAGCAGGATATTTTCCTGTTCTCTCGTTCCGTCAGCGACAATATCTCCTTTGGGAAGCCGGATGCGACCCAACCGGAGATCGAAGCGGCGGCGAAATCCGCGCAGGCGGATGATTTCATCCAATCCTTCGATAAAGGCTACGAAACCATCGTTGGCGAGCGCGGCACGACACTCTCCGGTGGGCAACGTCAACGCATCGCGCTGGCGCGAGCCTTCCTCACCAATCCGCATATCTTGATCTTGGATGATTCCACCTCTGCGATCGACTCCGACACCGAAGACAAAATCCAACGCGCCATCTCCAACGCCGCGCGCGGACGCACCACTTTCATCATCACGCACCGCCTCTCGCAGATCCGCTGGGCGAATCTCATCATCGTCCTCCGCAAGGGACGCATCTCCGCCATCGGCTCGCACGATGAATTAATGCAAACCTCCGAGGCGTATTCGAGGATATTTCGCGAATAA